A region from the Eulemur rufifrons isolate Redbay chromosome 21, OSU_ERuf_1, whole genome shotgun sequence genome encodes:
- the INPP5J gene encoding phosphatidylinositol 4,5-bisphosphate 5-phosphatase A isoform X5, producing MEGQSSSGSRRPGTRAGLGPLPKPHGAFQTGVPSKVDSSFQLPAKKKAAPGPSEPRITVVTWNVGTAMPPDDVTSLLHLGGGDDSDGADMIAIGLQEVNSMINKRLKDALFTDQWSELFMDALGPFNFVLVSSVRMQGVILLLFAKYYHLPFLRDVQTDCTRTGLGGYWGNKGGVSVRLAAFGHMLCFLNCHLPAHMDKAEQRKDNFQTILSLQQFQGPGAPGILDHDLVFWFGDLNFRIESYDLHFVKFAIDSDQLHQLWEKDQLNMAKNTWPILKGFQEGPLNFAPTFKFDVGTNKYDTSAKKRKPAWTDRILWKVKAPCGGPSPSGRESHRLQVTQHSYRSHMEYTVSDHKPVAAQFVLQFAFRDDMPLVRLEVADEWVRPEQAVARYRMETVFARSSWDWIGLYRVGFRHCKDYVAYVWAKHEDVDGNIYQVTFSEESLPKGHGDFILGYYSHNHSILIGVTEPFQISLPTSESSSSSTDSSGTSSEGEDDSTLELLAPKSRSPSPGKSKGHRSRSPGLARFPSLALRPSSRERRGASRSPSPQSRHLPRVAPNRSSDGGSRGSSEEGPSALPGSWAFQPAVPRSLGLLPALRLETVDPGGGGSWGQDQEALAPDSLSPSPQGRQGLEEGGLGP from the exons ATGGAGGGCCagagcagcagtggcagcaggaGGCCGGGGACCCGGGCTGGCCTGGGACCCCTGCCCAAGCCTCATGGGGCTTTTCAAACTGGGGTGCCCTCCAAG GTGGACTCAAGTTTTCAGCTCCCAGCAAAAAAGAAGGCAGCCCCAGGACCCTCGGAACCAAG GATCACTGTGGTCACATGGAATGTGGGCACCGCCATGCCCCCTGACGATGTCACGTCCCTCCTCCACCTGGGCGGTGGTGATGACAGTGATGGCGCAGACATGATCGCAATAGG GTTGCAGGAAGTGAACTCCATGATCAACAAGCGACTCAAGGACGCTCTCTTCACGGATCAGTGGAGTGAGCTCTTCATGGATGCGCTGGGGCCCTTCAACTTCGTGCTG GTGAGTTCTGTGAGGATGCAGGGCGTCATCCTGCTGCTGTTCGCCAAGTACTACCACCTGCCGTTCCTGCGGGACGTGCAGACCGACTGCACGCGCACCGGCCTGGGTGGCTACTGG GGTAACAAGGGTGGCGTGAGCGTGCGCCTGGCGGCCTTCGGGCACATGCTCTGCTTCCTCAACTGTCACTTGCCCGCGCATATGGACAAGGCGGAGCAGCGCAAGGACAACTTCCAGACCATCCTCAGTCTCCAGCAATTCCAGGGGCCCGGAGCACCCGGCATCCTGGATCACGA CCTTGTGTTCTGGTTTGGGGACCTGAACTTCCGCATTGAGAGCTACGACCTGCATTTCGTCAAGTTCGCCATCGACAGCGACCAGCTCCATCAGCTCTGGGAGAAGGACCAG CTCAACATGGCCAAGAACACCTGGCCCATCCTGAAGGGCTTTCAGGAGGGGCCCCTCAACTTCGCTCCCACCTTCAAGTTTGATGTGGGTACCAACAAATATGACACCAG CGCCAAGAAGCGGAAACCAGCCTGGACAGACCGTATCCTGTGGAAGGTCAAGGCTCCATGTGGGGGACCCAGCCCTTCGGGACGGGAGAGCCACCGGCTCCAGGTGACCCAGCACAGCTACCGAAGCCACATGGAATACACAGTCAGTGACCACAAGCCTGTGGCCGCCCAGTTTGTCCTACAG TTTGCTTTTAGGGACGACATGCCACTGGTGCGGCTGGAGGTGGCAGACGAGTGGGTGCGGCCCGAGCAGGCTGTGGCGAGGTACCGCATGGAAACAGTGTTTGCCCGCAGCTCCTGGGACTGGATCGGCTTGTACCGG GTGGGTTTCCGCCACTGTAAGGACTACGTGGCTTATGTCTGGGCCAAACATGAAGACGTGGACGGGAATATCTACCAG GTGACATTCAGTGAGGAATCGCTGCCCAAGGGCCATGGAGACTTTATCCTGGGCTACTACAGCCACAACCACAGCATCCTCATTGGCGTCACTGAACCCTTCCAG ATCTCGCTGCCTACCTCGGAGTCGTCCAgcagcagcacagacagctcgggCACCAGCTCGGAGGGTGAGGATGACAGCACTCTGGAGCTGCTTGCACCCAAGTCCCGCAGCCCCAGTCCTGGCAAGTCCAAGGGACACCGTAGTCGCAGCCCAGGACTGGCCCGATTCCCCAGTCTTGCCCTACGGCCCTCATCTCGTGAACGCCGTGGTGCCAGCCGTAGCCCCTCACCCCAGAGCCGCCACCTGCCCCGGGTGGCTCCTAATAGGAGCAGTGATGGCGGCAGCCGgggcagtagtgaggaggggccCTCTGCGCTGCCTGGCTCGTGGGCCTTCCAACCAGCTGTGCCTCGAAGCCTGGGCCTGCTGCCTGCCTTGCGCTTGGAGACTGTAGACCCTGGTGGTGGTGGCTCCTGGGGACAGGATCAGGAGGCCCTGGCCCCCGAcagcctgtcccccagcccccagggccgGCAGGGGCTAGAGGAAGGGGGCCTGGGGCCCTGA
- the INPP5J gene encoding phosphatidylinositol 4,5-bisphosphate 5-phosphatase A isoform X7 — translation MEGQSSSGSRRPGTRAGLGPLPKPHGAFQTGVPSKVDSSFQLPAKKKAAPGPSEPRITVVTWNVGTAMPPDDVTSLLHLGGGDDSDGADMIAIGLQEVNSMINKRLKDALFTDQWSELFMDALGPFNFVLGNKGGVSVRLAAFGHMLCFLNCHLPAHMDKAEQRKDNFQTILSLQQFQGPGAPGILDHDLVFWFGDLNFRIESYDLHFVKFAIDSDQLHQLWEKDQLNMAKNTWPILKGFQEGPLNFAPTFKFDVGTNKYDTSAKKRKPAWTDRILWKVKAPCGGPSPSGRESHRLQVTQHSYRSHMEYTVSDHKPVAAQFVLQFAFRDDMPLVRLEVADEWVRPEQAVARYRMETVFARSSWDWIGLYRVGFRHCKDYVAYVWAKHEDVDGNIYQVTFSEESLPKGHGDFILGYYSHNHSILIGVTEPFQISLPTSESSSSSTDSSGTSSEGEDDSTLELLAPKSRSPSPGKSKGHRSRSPGLARFPSLALRPSSRERRGASRSPSPQSRHLPRVAPNRSSDGGSRGSSEEGPSALPGSWAFQPAVPRSLGLLPALRLETVDPGGGGSWGQDQEALAPDSLSPSPQGRQGLEEGGLGP, via the exons ATGGAGGGCCagagcagcagtggcagcaggaGGCCGGGGACCCGGGCTGGCCTGGGACCCCTGCCCAAGCCTCATGGGGCTTTTCAAACTGGGGTGCCCTCCAAG GTGGACTCAAGTTTTCAGCTCCCAGCAAAAAAGAAGGCAGCCCCAGGACCCTCGGAACCAAG GATCACTGTGGTCACATGGAATGTGGGCACCGCCATGCCCCCTGACGATGTCACGTCCCTCCTCCACCTGGGCGGTGGTGATGACAGTGATGGCGCAGACATGATCGCAATAGG GTTGCAGGAAGTGAACTCCATGATCAACAAGCGACTCAAGGACGCTCTCTTCACGGATCAGTGGAGTGAGCTCTTCATGGATGCGCTGGGGCCCTTCAACTTCGTGCTG GGTAACAAGGGTGGCGTGAGCGTGCGCCTGGCGGCCTTCGGGCACATGCTCTGCTTCCTCAACTGTCACTTGCCCGCGCATATGGACAAGGCGGAGCAGCGCAAGGACAACTTCCAGACCATCCTCAGTCTCCAGCAATTCCAGGGGCCCGGAGCACCCGGCATCCTGGATCACGA CCTTGTGTTCTGGTTTGGGGACCTGAACTTCCGCATTGAGAGCTACGACCTGCATTTCGTCAAGTTCGCCATCGACAGCGACCAGCTCCATCAGCTCTGGGAGAAGGACCAG CTCAACATGGCCAAGAACACCTGGCCCATCCTGAAGGGCTTTCAGGAGGGGCCCCTCAACTTCGCTCCCACCTTCAAGTTTGATGTGGGTACCAACAAATATGACACCAG CGCCAAGAAGCGGAAACCAGCCTGGACAGACCGTATCCTGTGGAAGGTCAAGGCTCCATGTGGGGGACCCAGCCCTTCGGGACGGGAGAGCCACCGGCTCCAGGTGACCCAGCACAGCTACCGAAGCCACATGGAATACACAGTCAGTGACCACAAGCCTGTGGCCGCCCAGTTTGTCCTACAG TTTGCTTTTAGGGACGACATGCCACTGGTGCGGCTGGAGGTGGCAGACGAGTGGGTGCGGCCCGAGCAGGCTGTGGCGAGGTACCGCATGGAAACAGTGTTTGCCCGCAGCTCCTGGGACTGGATCGGCTTGTACCGG GTGGGTTTCCGCCACTGTAAGGACTACGTGGCTTATGTCTGGGCCAAACATGAAGACGTGGACGGGAATATCTACCAG GTGACATTCAGTGAGGAATCGCTGCCCAAGGGCCATGGAGACTTTATCCTGGGCTACTACAGCCACAACCACAGCATCCTCATTGGCGTCACTGAACCCTTCCAG ATCTCGCTGCCTACCTCGGAGTCGTCCAgcagcagcacagacagctcgggCACCAGCTCGGAGGGTGAGGATGACAGCACTCTGGAGCTGCTTGCACCCAAGTCCCGCAGCCCCAGTCCTGGCAAGTCCAAGGGACACCGTAGTCGCAGCCCAGGACTGGCCCGATTCCCCAGTCTTGCCCTACGGCCCTCATCTCGTGAACGCCGTGGTGCCAGCCGTAGCCCCTCACCCCAGAGCCGCCACCTGCCCCGGGTGGCTCCTAATAGGAGCAGTGATGGCGGCAGCCGgggcagtagtgaggaggggccCTCTGCGCTGCCTGGCTCGTGGGCCTTCCAACCAGCTGTGCCTCGAAGCCTGGGCCTGCTGCCTGCCTTGCGCTTGGAGACTGTAGACCCTGGTGGTGGTGGCTCCTGGGGACAGGATCAGGAGGCCCTGGCCCCCGAcagcctgtcccccagcccccagggccgGCAGGGGCTAGAGGAAGGGGGCCTGGGGCCCTGA
- the INPP5J gene encoding phosphatidylinositol 4,5-bisphosphate 5-phosphatase A isoform X2 — protein MEGQSSSGSRRPGTRAGLGPLPKPHGAFQTGVPSKVDSSFQLPAKKKAAPGPSEPRLALAPVGPRAAMSTSEGLRLALASPRPILAPLCTPGGQKTAPAHRSSSLAPTSVGQLVMSASAGPKPPPATSGSVLAPTSLGQLVMSASAGPTSPPATLGPSLAPTSRDQKQVPPASVGPTPALAASGLSLALASEPQPSQPPSNPSPVPSPVLSPSQEQALAPASMASTPASVGRTPARQRDAPTPRPLPPSEGCLQPPAQASGPMGPPSSIQASLDPRFSSSFRARPEASHSSPEDPVLPQPPQTLPLDMGQGPPEPGTRSPGLLSPTFRPGASSSQTVPPPLPKPPRSPSRSPNRSPNHSPGVPTAPEMALPRLGTQGAGPGRCPSPNLQAQEAPAPVTISPSTSTSSSSSWSAQPTCKSDPGFRITVVTWNVGTAMPPDDVTSLLHLGGGDDSDGADMIAIGLQEVNSMINKRLKDALFTDQWSELFMDALGPFNFVLGNKGGVSVRLAAFGHMLCFLNCHLPAHMDKAEQRKDNFQTILSLQQFQGPGAPGILDHDLVFWFGDLNFRIESYDLHFVKFAIDSDQLHQLWEKDQLNMAKNTWPILKGFQEGPLNFAPTFKFDVGTNKYDTSAKKRKPAWTDRILWKVKAPCGGPSPSGRESHRLQVTQHSYRSHMEYTVSDHKPVAAQFVLQFAFRDDMPLVRLEVADEWVRPEQAVARYRMETVFARSSWDWIGLYRVGFRHCKDYVAYVWAKHEDVDGNIYQVTFSEESLPKGHGDFILGYYSHNHSILIGVTEPFQISLPTSESSSSSTDSSGTSSEGEDDSTLELLAPKSRSPSPGKSKGHRSRSPGLARFPSLALRPSSRERRGASRSPSPQSRHLPRVAPNRSSDGGSRGSSEEGPSALPGSWAFQPAVPRSLGLLPALRLETVDPGGGGSWGQDQEALAPDSLSPSPQGRQGLEEGGLGP, from the exons ATGGAGGGCCagagcagcagtggcagcaggaGGCCGGGGACCCGGGCTGGCCTGGGACCCCTGCCCAAGCCTCATGGGGCTTTTCAAACTGGGGTGCCCTCCAAG GTGGACTCAAGTTTTCAGCTCCCAGCAAAAAAGAAGGCAGCCCCAGGACCCTCGGAACCAAGGTTGGCTCTGGCACCTGTAGGTCCACGAGCAGCTATGTCAACTTCAGAGGGGCTGAGGCTGGCTCTAGCATCTCCTCGACCTATCCTGGCTCCACTGTGTACCCCTGGGGGGCAGAAAACAGCTCCTGCCCACCGCAGCTCCAGCCTGGCTCCAACATCTGTGGGCCAGCTGGTGATGTCTGCCTCGGCTGGACCAAAGCCTCCCCCAGCAACCTCAGGCTCAGTCCTGGCTCCGACATCCCTGGGGCAGTTGGTAATGTCTGCCTCAGCTGGGCCAACGTCTCCCCCAGCCACTCTGGGGCCCAGTCTGGCCCCAACTTCCAGGGACCAGAAGCAGGTACCACCTGCCTCCGTGGGACCCACGCCAGCACTGGCAGCCTCAGGCCTGAGCCTGGCCCTGGCTTCTGAGCCGCAGCCCTCACAGCCCCCGTCCAACCCTTCCCCAGTGCCCAGTCCGGTTCTGTCGCCCTCTCAGGAGCAGGCCCTGGCTCCAGCATCCATGGCATCAACTCCGGCCTCTGTGGGACGGACACCGGCTAGACAGAGGGATGCCCCAACCCCTAGACCTCTCCCTCCTTCTGAGGGGTGTCTCCAGCCTCCAGCACAGGCATCTGGTCCTATGGGCCCCCCATCCTCCATCCAAGCCTCCCTAGACCCCCGGTTCTCCTCCTCTTTCCGAGCCCGGCCTGAGGCCTCCCACAGCAGCCCTGAAGATCCTGtcctgccacagccaccccagacCCTGCCCTTGGATATGGGCCAGGGCCCTCCAGAGCCTGGCACCCGCTCCCCTGGACTTCTGTCCCCCACCTTCCGGCCGGGGGCATCCTCAAGCCAGACTgtgcccccacctctgcccaaGCCACCCCGGTCTCCCAGCCGCTCCCCCAACCGCTCCCCCAACCACTCTCCCGGTGTCCCCACGGCCCCTGAGATGGCCCTCCCCAGGCTTGGCACCCAGGGTGCAGGGCCTGGCAGGTGCCCGAGCCCCAACCTTCAGGCCCAAgaagccccagccccagtcaCCATCTCCCCTTCTACATCCACCTCGTCGTCCTCTTCTTGGTCAGCTCAACCTACCTGCAAGAGTGACCCCGGCTTCCG GATCACTGTGGTCACATGGAATGTGGGCACCGCCATGCCCCCTGACGATGTCACGTCCCTCCTCCACCTGGGCGGTGGTGATGACAGTGATGGCGCAGACATGATCGCAATAGG GTTGCAGGAAGTGAACTCCATGATCAACAAGCGACTCAAGGACGCTCTCTTCACGGATCAGTGGAGTGAGCTCTTCATGGATGCGCTGGGGCCCTTCAACTTCGTGCTG GGTAACAAGGGTGGCGTGAGCGTGCGCCTGGCGGCCTTCGGGCACATGCTCTGCTTCCTCAACTGTCACTTGCCCGCGCATATGGACAAGGCGGAGCAGCGCAAGGACAACTTCCAGACCATCCTCAGTCTCCAGCAATTCCAGGGGCCCGGAGCACCCGGCATCCTGGATCACGA CCTTGTGTTCTGGTTTGGGGACCTGAACTTCCGCATTGAGAGCTACGACCTGCATTTCGTCAAGTTCGCCATCGACAGCGACCAGCTCCATCAGCTCTGGGAGAAGGACCAG CTCAACATGGCCAAGAACACCTGGCCCATCCTGAAGGGCTTTCAGGAGGGGCCCCTCAACTTCGCTCCCACCTTCAAGTTTGATGTGGGTACCAACAAATATGACACCAG CGCCAAGAAGCGGAAACCAGCCTGGACAGACCGTATCCTGTGGAAGGTCAAGGCTCCATGTGGGGGACCCAGCCCTTCGGGACGGGAGAGCCACCGGCTCCAGGTGACCCAGCACAGCTACCGAAGCCACATGGAATACACAGTCAGTGACCACAAGCCTGTGGCCGCCCAGTTTGTCCTACAG TTTGCTTTTAGGGACGACATGCCACTGGTGCGGCTGGAGGTGGCAGACGAGTGGGTGCGGCCCGAGCAGGCTGTGGCGAGGTACCGCATGGAAACAGTGTTTGCCCGCAGCTCCTGGGACTGGATCGGCTTGTACCGG GTGGGTTTCCGCCACTGTAAGGACTACGTGGCTTATGTCTGGGCCAAACATGAAGACGTGGACGGGAATATCTACCAG GTGACATTCAGTGAGGAATCGCTGCCCAAGGGCCATGGAGACTTTATCCTGGGCTACTACAGCCACAACCACAGCATCCTCATTGGCGTCACTGAACCCTTCCAG ATCTCGCTGCCTACCTCGGAGTCGTCCAgcagcagcacagacagctcgggCACCAGCTCGGAGGGTGAGGATGACAGCACTCTGGAGCTGCTTGCACCCAAGTCCCGCAGCCCCAGTCCTGGCAAGTCCAAGGGACACCGTAGTCGCAGCCCAGGACTGGCCCGATTCCCCAGTCTTGCCCTACGGCCCTCATCTCGTGAACGCCGTGGTGCCAGCCGTAGCCCCTCACCCCAGAGCCGCCACCTGCCCCGGGTGGCTCCTAATAGGAGCAGTGATGGCGGCAGCCGgggcagtagtgaggaggggccCTCTGCGCTGCCTGGCTCGTGGGCCTTCCAACCAGCTGTGCCTCGAAGCCTGGGCCTGCTGCCTGCCTTGCGCTTGGAGACTGTAGACCCTGGTGGTGGTGGCTCCTGGGGACAGGATCAGGAGGCCCTGGCCCCCGAcagcctgtcccccagcccccagggccgGCAGGGGCTAGAGGAAGGGGGCCTGGGGCCCTGA
- the INPP5J gene encoding phosphatidylinositol 4,5-bisphosphate 5-phosphatase A isoform X8, with translation MGLFKLGCPPRITVVTWNVGTAMPPDDVTSLLHLGGGDDSDGADMIAIGLQEVNSMINKRLKDALFTDQWSELFMDALGPFNFVLGNKGGVSVRLAAFGHMLCFLNCHLPAHMDKAEQRKDNFQTILSLQQFQGPGAPGILDHDLVFWFGDLNFRIESYDLHFVKFAIDSDQLHQLWEKDQLNMAKNTWPILKGFQEGPLNFAPTFKFDVGTNKYDTSAKKRKPAWTDRILWKVKAPCGGPSPSGRESHRLQVTQHSYRSHMEYTVSDHKPVAAQFVLQFAFRDDMPLVRLEVADEWVRPEQAVARYRMETVFARSSWDWIGLYRVGFRHCKDYVAYVWAKHEDVDGNIYQVTFSEESLPKGHGDFILGYYSHNHSILIGVTEPFQISLPTSESSSSSTDSSGTSSEGEDDSTLELLAPKSRSPSPGKSKGHRSRSPGLARFPSLALRPSSRERRGASRSPSPQSRHLPRVAPNRSSDGGSRGSSEEGPSALPGSWAFQPAVPRSLGLLPALRLETVDPGGGGSWGQDQEALAPDSLSPSPQGRQGLEEGGLGP, from the exons ATGGGGCTTTTCAAACTGGGGTGCCCTCCAAG GATCACTGTGGTCACATGGAATGTGGGCACCGCCATGCCCCCTGACGATGTCACGTCCCTCCTCCACCTGGGCGGTGGTGATGACAGTGATGGCGCAGACATGATCGCAATAGG GTTGCAGGAAGTGAACTCCATGATCAACAAGCGACTCAAGGACGCTCTCTTCACGGATCAGTGGAGTGAGCTCTTCATGGATGCGCTGGGGCCCTTCAACTTCGTGCTG GGTAACAAGGGTGGCGTGAGCGTGCGCCTGGCGGCCTTCGGGCACATGCTCTGCTTCCTCAACTGTCACTTGCCCGCGCATATGGACAAGGCGGAGCAGCGCAAGGACAACTTCCAGACCATCCTCAGTCTCCAGCAATTCCAGGGGCCCGGAGCACCCGGCATCCTGGATCACGA CCTTGTGTTCTGGTTTGGGGACCTGAACTTCCGCATTGAGAGCTACGACCTGCATTTCGTCAAGTTCGCCATCGACAGCGACCAGCTCCATCAGCTCTGGGAGAAGGACCAG CTCAACATGGCCAAGAACACCTGGCCCATCCTGAAGGGCTTTCAGGAGGGGCCCCTCAACTTCGCTCCCACCTTCAAGTTTGATGTGGGTACCAACAAATATGACACCAG CGCCAAGAAGCGGAAACCAGCCTGGACAGACCGTATCCTGTGGAAGGTCAAGGCTCCATGTGGGGGACCCAGCCCTTCGGGACGGGAGAGCCACCGGCTCCAGGTGACCCAGCACAGCTACCGAAGCCACATGGAATACACAGTCAGTGACCACAAGCCTGTGGCCGCCCAGTTTGTCCTACAG TTTGCTTTTAGGGACGACATGCCACTGGTGCGGCTGGAGGTGGCAGACGAGTGGGTGCGGCCCGAGCAGGCTGTGGCGAGGTACCGCATGGAAACAGTGTTTGCCCGCAGCTCCTGGGACTGGATCGGCTTGTACCGG GTGGGTTTCCGCCACTGTAAGGACTACGTGGCTTATGTCTGGGCCAAACATGAAGACGTGGACGGGAATATCTACCAG GTGACATTCAGTGAGGAATCGCTGCCCAAGGGCCATGGAGACTTTATCCTGGGCTACTACAGCCACAACCACAGCATCCTCATTGGCGTCACTGAACCCTTCCAG ATCTCGCTGCCTACCTCGGAGTCGTCCAgcagcagcacagacagctcgggCACCAGCTCGGAGGGTGAGGATGACAGCACTCTGGAGCTGCTTGCACCCAAGTCCCGCAGCCCCAGTCCTGGCAAGTCCAAGGGACACCGTAGTCGCAGCCCAGGACTGGCCCGATTCCCCAGTCTTGCCCTACGGCCCTCATCTCGTGAACGCCGTGGTGCCAGCCGTAGCCCCTCACCCCAGAGCCGCCACCTGCCCCGGGTGGCTCCTAATAGGAGCAGTGATGGCGGCAGCCGgggcagtagtgaggaggggccCTCTGCGCTGCCTGGCTCGTGGGCCTTCCAACCAGCTGTGCCTCGAAGCCTGGGCCTGCTGCCTGCCTTGCGCTTGGAGACTGTAGACCCTGGTGGTGGTGGCTCCTGGGGACAGGATCAGGAGGCCCTGGCCCCCGAcagcctgtcccccagcccccagggccgGCAGGGGCTAGAGGAAGGGGGCCTGGGGCCCTGA